The following proteins are co-located in the Candidatus Cloacimonadota bacterium genome:
- a CDS encoding flavin reductase family protein, with amino-acid sequence MKQCEYKQAVLKMNRPSRIALAVSKLPDKPANVITLGWFMRTSIKPPMFAISVGLNRYSYQLLSDYRKFVIAFPSIQMADQTLKCGQFSGKNVNKIEEFGINIEKGKLSDIPILTDAVANFECKTISQIRSGDHTIFIGEVKYSWINENNEFEQLFSITDNDKYKILANNEDVILGKIK; translated from the coding sequence ATGAAGCAATGTGAATACAAACAAGCTGTTTTGAAGATGAATCGTCCTTCCCGAATCGCTTTAGCAGTTTCAAAATTACCCGACAAACCTGCTAATGTAATTACGCTGGGCTGGTTTATGCGAACTTCCATCAAGCCGCCCATGTTTGCTATCTCGGTCGGACTAAATCGTTATTCATATCAACTTCTCTCCGATTATCGCAAATTTGTTATTGCTTTTCCCTCAATTCAAATGGCTGATCAAACGCTCAAATGCGGACAATTTTCAGGAAAAAACGTTAATAAAATTGAAGAGTTCGGAATTAATATCGAAAAGGGTAAATTGTCCGATATTCCGATTTTAACAGATGCTGTCGCAAATTTTGAGTGTAAAACAATATCGCAAATACGGAGTGGCGATCACACAATTTTTATTGGTGAAGTTAAATATTCCTGGATAAATGAAAACAACGAATTTGAACAGCTCTTTTCCATTACAGACAATGATAAATATAAAATTTTAGCAAATAATGAAGATGTGATTTTAGGAAAAATAAAATAG
- a CDS encoding gamma carbonic anhydrase family protein codes for MLIKYKNYIPKIGKNVFIASGAKIIGDVEIADSCSIWFNAVIRGDVNYIKIGKRTNIQDNCVLHVTGKTAPLNIGSNVTIGHNVILHGCSIEDNCIIGSGAIIWDGATIAEGSVVGAGAVVLANFKAPSRSLILGMPAKVKTQVPDEKYQGIIDSAEHYVKYADTYLKG; via the coding sequence ATGTTAATAAAATATAAAAACTACATCCCCAAAATTGGCAAAAATGTTTTTATAGCCAGCGGGGCAAAAATTATAGGCGATGTCGAAATTGCTGATTCTTGTAGCATCTGGTTCAATGCCGTTATTCGCGGAGACGTGAATTATATTAAAATCGGAAAAAGAACAAATATTCAGGATAATTGTGTTCTGCACGTAACTGGAAAAACTGCACCGCTAAACATCGGAAGCAACGTAACAATCGGGCACAATGTAATCCTGCATGGTTGCAGCATTGAAGATAATTGTATTATTGGCAGCGGGGCAATAATTTGGGATGGTGCTACAATTGCAGAAGGCTCGGTAGTGGGTGCAGGAGCGGTCGTCCTTGCAAATTTTAAGGCACCTTCCAGATCATTAATTCTGGGAATGCCTGCTAAAGTTAAGACTCAGGTTCCTGATGAAAAATATCAGGGAATTATTGATTCGGCGGAACATTACGTAAAATATGCTGATACCTATCTGAAGGGATAA
- the lpdA gene encoding dihydrolipoyl dehydrogenase: MEKYQVAIIGGGPGGYVSAIRLNQYGISTIVIEKERLGGVCLNRGCIPTKTLVKSADLYSEIKHASTFGINLENPAVDYQKMFKRKNEVAERLVSGVEFLFKKRNIPILQETVKSIKKEAEGYLISTKDNVIFAKYVILATGSKPTELPNMKFDGKYLLSSKDLLEIDYLPKKILVIGGGVIGCEFASIFSQLGAQVEIVEFLPRLVNTEDEEISKRLKTSLKKLGIKIHLKTAAQDFEIVQDKILLQCSNRKKIETALILVSVGRKPTCDVKFENFKIVWKNGALNIDSKFETNQKNIFAIGDVTGKMLLAHTASKQGMLAAKIIKQRENNEKEKIDDLKYENIPRCTFTNPEIGSVGLTEDQAKKEYDEIKIGKFPFTANGKALGLGETTGFVKTIAAQSTGKLVGMHIIGPQATELIAEGAILINRGVTAEKATEIVFAHPTLSESIAESIEDIEHCAIHKL; encoded by the coding sequence ATGGAAAAATATCAAGTAGCGATCATTGGGGGAGGACCGGGCGGATACGTTTCGGCAATCAGATTAAATCAATACGGAATAAGCACGATTGTTATTGAAAAAGAAAGGCTCGGAGGTGTATGTTTGAATCGGGGATGTATTCCAACAAAAACCTTAGTGAAAAGTGCAGATCTTTATTCTGAAATTAAGCATGCTTCAACCTTTGGAATAAATCTGGAAAATCCTGCTGTAGATTATCAAAAAATGTTCAAAAGGAAAAACGAAGTTGCTGAACGTCTTGTAAGCGGAGTTGAATTTCTGTTCAAAAAAAGAAATATTCCGATTTTGCAAGAAACAGTAAAATCAATAAAAAAAGAAGCGGAAGGCTACCTGATTTCTACAAAAGATAACGTCATTTTTGCGAAATACGTTATTCTGGCAACCGGTTCAAAACCTACAGAATTGCCTAATATGAAATTTGACGGTAAATATTTACTTTCTTCAAAAGATTTATTGGAAATTGACTATCTCCCCAAGAAAATCCTTGTTATTGGAGGAGGCGTTATCGGATGCGAATTTGCTTCAATTTTTTCTCAACTCGGTGCACAGGTTGAAATAGTCGAGTTTCTGCCAAGACTTGTAAACACTGAGGACGAAGAAATATCCAAAAGATTAAAAACTTCCTTAAAGAAACTGGGAATAAAAATTCATTTGAAAACAGCTGCCCAAGATTTTGAAATCGTTCAGGACAAGATTTTACTTCAATGTTCTAATCGCAAAAAAATCGAAACGGCTCTAATTCTCGTTAGCGTTGGTAGAAAACCAACTTGTGATGTAAAGTTTGAGAATTTCAAGATCGTTTGGAAAAATGGCGCATTAAATATTGATTCAAAATTTGAAACGAATCAAAAAAATATTTTTGCGATCGGCGATGTTACCGGAAAAATGTTATTAGCTCATACTGCCAGCAAACAGGGGATGTTAGCGGCAAAGATAATCAAACAAAGAGAAAATAATGAAAAAGAGAAAATCGACGATTTAAAATATGAAAATATTCCTCGTTGCACATTTACCAATCCTGAAATTGGCTCTGTGGGATTAACTGAAGATCAAGCAAAAAAAGAATATGATGAAATTAAAATAGGCAAATTTCCCTTTACAGCAAATGGTAAAGCTCTTGGTTTGGGAGAAACCACAGGATTTGTTAAAACCATTGCCGCTCAATCAACTGGAAAACTTGTTGGAATGCATATTATCGGTCCTCAAGCAACGGAACTAATTGCCGAAGGAGCGATTCTGATCAATAGGGGAGTTACCGCAGAAAAAGCTACAGAGATTGTTTTTGCCCATCCGACTCTTTCCGAATCAATCGCGGAATCAATCGAAGATATTGAACATTGTGCGATTCACAAATTATAG
- the rnr gene encoding ribonuclease R has product MLKKNISSKVLIYLQKNSKKQYSFKRLAKTFHIRKKMEISLKKILKQLERKNQIIKKNGKYSSFHTAQKTVYGTFDARALTNDYSFAYVKCNSTEIGDIKIYRENCLNAYHGDMVEVVLIKSKQKSKLGKIVEIIERKQDSIIGNISLASNDIVLVPDEKNMDTLIDVKNDGIHFNDLKNKKVIVRITNWGDRVNFIPPVGEITEILGDSDDPKIDYLAVVRQFGLSEKFSEEVIQETKNLHYKISKDEITKRKDFRRLTTFTVDPVDAKDFDDGVSLEKINDIWRLYIHIADVSHYVRSNSEIFREAFRRGTSVYLLQNVIPMLPKLISNYICSLQAGSDKLTISVIIDFDEKFKIIRRMIYPSVIRSVARLDYDQVDDFFRNENTDAIGEEVKRVLNNMRPIAKHLTKTREERGSLNFDLPDTEIQFDENGSPTDIIRSETTESHLLIEEFMLLANQFVADIITQKCSSGIFRIHEEPDTAKLGEFSKIMKSYNYKIDFSNKNENVSLKNFLNSIKTHNEHRVFDNMLLRSMMKAEYSPINKGHFGLSLSSYTHFTSPIRRFPDLVVHHLIKQNIFEWSANKFNVDEMKKFAKNSSERELIALQAERSLGKLKKNRFMMENKDKIFDSIIVNFNSKNIFVELDKFPIQGFISLSSLNKDYYKFYKKNYTLIGNRTKRKFFLCQKVKVKVKKILHGIEFELIG; this is encoded by the coding sequence ATGTTGAAAAAAAATATATCTTCAAAAGTATTAATTTATTTACAAAAAAATTCTAAAAAACAATATTCATTTAAAAGATTAGCAAAAACGTTTCATATCCGAAAAAAAATGGAAATTTCTCTAAAAAAAATTCTTAAACAATTAGAAAGAAAAAATCAAATTATCAAAAAAAACGGAAAATATTCATCTTTCCATACTGCCCAGAAAACCGTATATGGCACATTTGACGCACGCGCTTTAACAAACGACTATTCCTTTGCTTACGTAAAATGTAACTCAACAGAAATCGGAGATATAAAAATTTATCGAGAAAATTGTTTGAATGCTTATCATGGTGATATGGTTGAAGTTGTTCTTATTAAATCAAAACAAAAAAGCAAACTCGGAAAAATTGTTGAAATAATAGAAAGAAAGCAAGATTCAATTATTGGAAATATCTCCCTCGCTTCAAACGATATTGTTCTTGTCCCTGATGAAAAAAATATGGATACTTTGATTGATGTAAAAAATGATGGTATTCATTTCAATGATCTAAAAAATAAGAAGGTGATCGTTAGGATAACCAACTGGGGCGATAGGGTCAATTTTATTCCTCCTGTGGGAGAGATAACAGAAATATTGGGAGATTCAGACGACCCGAAGATAGATTACCTTGCTGTTGTCAGACAATTTGGGCTTTCAGAGAAATTTTCAGAAGAAGTTATTCAAGAAACAAAAAACTTGCATTATAAAATTTCTAAGGATGAAATAACAAAAAGAAAAGATTTTAGAAGGCTTACAACTTTTACAGTTGATCCTGTTGATGCAAAGGATTTTGACGATGGGGTTTCATTAGAAAAAATTAATGATATCTGGCGTTTATATATTCACATAGCCGATGTTTCTCATTATGTTCGTTCTAATTCAGAAATATTTCGAGAAGCGTTTAGACGTGGTACGAGCGTTTATCTCTTGCAAAATGTTATTCCTATGCTTCCGAAATTAATCAGCAACTACATTTGTAGTTTACAAGCAGGCAGCGACAAATTAACAATTTCTGTAATTATTGATTTTGACGAAAAATTTAAAATAATTAGAAGGATGATCTATCCATCTGTAATCAGAAGTGTTGCAAGATTAGATTATGATCAGGTGGATGATTTTTTCCGGAATGAAAACACAGATGCAATTGGCGAAGAGGTTAAAAGGGTTTTGAACAATATGCGACCAATCGCAAAACATCTCACAAAAACAAGAGAAGAACGAGGAAGTTTGAATTTCGATTTACCGGACACTGAGATTCAATTTGATGAAAATGGCTCCCCTACCGATATTATTCGTTCTGAAACAACAGAAAGCCATTTACTTATTGAAGAATTTATGCTTCTTGCCAATCAATTTGTCGCAGATATTATTACTCAGAAATGCAGTTCGGGAATATTCAGAATCCATGAAGAGCCTGATACCGCTAAGTTGGGTGAATTTTCCAAAATAATGAAATCATATAATTACAAAATTGATTTTTCTAATAAAAACGAAAACGTTAGTTTAAAAAATTTTCTGAATTCCATAAAGACTCACAATGAACATCGAGTCTTTGATAACATGCTGTTACGTAGCATGATGAAAGCCGAATATTCTCCCATTAATAAAGGGCATTTTGGGCTATCGCTCTCTTCCTATACGCATTTTACATCACCAATCAGGAGATTCCCGGATCTGGTGGTGCATCATCTGATAAAGCAAAATATTTTTGAATGGTCGGCAAATAAATTCAACGTTGATGAAATGAAAAAATTCGCAAAAAATTCTTCAGAACGAGAATTAATTGCTCTACAGGCTGAACGTAGTTTGGGAAAATTGAAAAAAAATCGTTTTATGATGGAAAATAAGGATAAAATTTTCGATTCGATTATCGTGAATTTTAATAGCAAAAATATTTTCGTGGAACTTGATAAATTTCCCATTCAGGGATTCATTTCTCTTTCTTCACTAAATAAAGATTATTACAAATTTTATAAAAAAAATTATACATTAATTGGTAACCGAACTAAACGCAAATTCTTTCTTTGTCAAAAAGTTAAAGTTAAAGTTAAAAAAATACTTCACGGCATTGAATTTGAATTAATTGGATAA
- a CDS encoding DUF1732 domain-containing protein, protein MNSMTGFGSLVEEINGIKFRITIKSINDKFLTVKCKIPEEFSEYITYKIENAIPNFIDKGRVYIKIQQIDQNQNIQDYNEIKERLEQFSNIFKEISKENFIKPNVSVRDLIYIQNSLNPSIAKFETDEFINEILKTVKKVVNKLIIERKREGDNLEEFFIKSINQIEVSLSTIQLSIPKFLVDLKRKVNEKLNELYKYDTELNKFNEDRIIKEITFYIDKSDITEEIVRLKSHLDKFHQLITVTDEPIGDSMNFIIQEMQREISTISAKYNNPDVFSEILKIKSEIQKCKEQARNVE, encoded by the coding sequence ATGAATAGTATGACTGGATTTGGAAGTTTAGTAGAAGAAATTAATGGAATTAAATTTCGTATAACTATAAAATCTATAAACGATAAATTTTTAACTGTAAAATGTAAGATACCCGAAGAATTTTCTGAATATATAACTTACAAAATAGAAAATGCGATTCCTAATTTTATAGACAAAGGAAGAGTCTATATAAAAATACAGCAAATAGATCAAAATCAGAATATTCAGGATTATAACGAAATTAAAGAAAGATTAGAACAATTTTCTAATATTTTCAAAGAAATTTCTAAAGAAAATTTCATAAAGCCGAACGTCTCAGTTAGAGATCTTATATATATTCAAAATAGTTTAAATCCTTCCATTGCCAAATTTGAGACTGACGAATTTATAAATGAGATATTAAAAACAGTAAAAAAAGTAGTAAATAAATTAATAATAGAGAGAAAAAGAGAAGGTGATAATCTTGAAGAATTTTTTATAAAATCAATAAATCAAATTGAAGTATCCCTTTCCACTATTCAGTTATCCATTCCTAAATTTTTAGTGGATTTAAAGAGAAAAGTTAATGAAAAATTGAATGAACTGTACAAATACGATACAGAATTAAATAAATTCAATGAAGACAGAATTATTAAGGAAATCACTTTTTATATTGATAAATCAGACATAACCGAAGAGATAGTAAGATTAAAAAGCCATCTCGATAAATTTCATCAACTAATAACTGTAACAGACGAACCAATTGGCGATTCGATGAATTTTATAATTCAAGAAATGCAACGTGAAATATCAACTATATCAGCAAAATATAATAATCCCGATGTATTTTCTGAAATTCTAAAAATTAAAAGTGAAATACAAAAATGCAAGGAGCAAGCAAGAAATGTCGAATAA